In a genomic window of Leptidea sinapis chromosome 14, ilLepSina1.1, whole genome shotgun sequence:
- the LOC126967845 gene encoding pupal cuticle protein C1B-like gives MIAKVLLIASVAVAAQAGLLAPAGAVFGSPYAYSGYSGYNGYPAQPAIATQQSNIIRSPFNLGQVSTYSKAIDTPFSSVRKADIRVSNPGVAIASTYPGLAAPLIAHAPVVAPAARVGGLLGVAYSAAPAVSHMTYTNGLGLSYAW, from the exons ATGATTGCTAAG GTATTATTGATCGCGAGCGTCGCCGTGGCTGCCCAGGCAGGTCTGCTGGCTCCCGCCGGCGCCGTGTTTGGGTCTCCATACGCGTACAGTGGCTACAGCGGCTACAATGGTTACCCGGCACAGCCCGCCATCGCAACACAACAATCCAACATCATCCGCTCGCCATTCAACCTGGGACAG GTATCAACATACTCCAAGGCCATCGACACGCCGTTCTCCAGCGTTCGGAAGGCTGACATCCGCGTGAGCAACCCAGGGGTGGCCATCGCATCGACGTACCCTGGACTAGCGGCTCCTCTTATAGCTCACGCGCCGGTCGTGGCGCCCGCTGCCAGG GTTGGAGGACTGTTAGGGGTGGCGTACTCCGCAGCTCCGGCCGTGTCCCACATGACCTACACTAACGGCTTAGGACTCTCCTACGCCTGGTGA